A single genomic interval of Pyrus communis chromosome 5, drPyrComm1.1, whole genome shotgun sequence harbors:
- the LOC137734655 gene encoding disease resistance protein RPP8-like produces the protein MAEAVVIFVLERVADVLGEIQLPKDVRPEILRLRDELKRMQCFLKDADAKQEDDLQVRNWVSDVRNLAYDAEDLIDTYILKVESYKYKKWNFVKRYASTLKARYKIGKDLVFLRTRISDVSISHEAYGIRSTGEGTSHANEGLLKLRRSTPRGQDKDIVGLEEDIATLVARLVSEDQWRAISIVGMGGIGKTTCAKEVYNHADIQTCFDRRAWVYVSQQFRTRDILVSIIKQVSTRTKDTAKLGEDELEEVLYKLLEGRRYLIVLDDIWSTGAFDSLAKAFPNNHSGSKLFLTTRNNNVALHADAQSLPHELRFRSKEDSWKLLCRKAFTESIERMCPPQLEEIGKEIVAKCAGLPLAIVVLGGMLSRKRRLSEWQRVLNSIRALLARGPNAVSAILALSYYDLPYYLKFCFLYLGLFPEDYLFSARKLFRLWIAEGLIPYYDGRMEDLAEEYLNELIDRNMVQAARLSANDRVKHCRLHDLMRDLCISKAKSVEFLYIHSNLKYSIFSPFPCSHSRARHHAIYSGFSSSPDESTPSLRSLLFFKVRQIESGISLSDVCRRFKLLRVLELEDMKLRTIPSAIGEMIHLKYLGLRHCSIGSVPEEIGWLSNLQTLDILENANILRFPDVLWKMKSLRHLYMYVHPLVGKWRIDTLQHLQTLVGINVDSLRGINSANLISLRKLRLTGSFATNRAEIFDSLVNLLNLHSLSLKSMDYLFPSLSALSSLRHVIKLHLSGGISKLPNPHEFPPNLNQLILHQSRLENNPLEILEKLPYLFVLRLKHSSYHGKKLKFSANGFPQLEYLELEFLDSLEELEVEESAMPKLRSLQITDCQQLRMLPEEIKCITTLQELVFEGMPRRFIDRLQGEDHHKVQHVPSIIKS, from the coding sequence ATGGCAGAAGCTGTTGTTATTTTCGTTCTGGAAAGGGTTGCTGATGTACTTGGTGAAATCCAACTTCCCAAGGATGTTCGCCCGGAAATCCTGCGGCTGAGAGATGAGCTGAAGCGGATGCAGTGCTTTTTAAAAGATGCAGATGCAAAGCAAGAAGACGATTTGCAGGTGCGGAATTGGGTTTCTGATGTCAGAAATCTTGCTTATGATGCTGAAGACCTCATTGACACATACATCCTCAAAGTTGAGTCCTACAAGTACAAGAAATGGAACTTTGTTAAGAGATATGCTTCCACTCTCAAGGCCCGTTACAAGATTGGGAAAGACCTTGTATTTCTCCGCACAAGAATCTCTGACGTTTCCATCAGCCACGAAGCATACGGCATAAGAAGTACTGGTGAAGGAACGAGTCATGCCAATGAAGGACTACTGAAGCTGCGGCGATCAACTCCTCGTGGCCAGGATAAGGATATTGTTGGTCTGGAGGAAGATATAGCAACTCTGGTGGCACGACTTGTCTCGGAGGATCAATGGCGTGCAATTTCAATAGTAGGCATGGGTGGTATTGGTAAGACCACTTGTGCTAAGGAAGTCTATAATCATGCGGACATTCAAACTTGTTTCGATCGCCGTGCTTGGGTCTATGTATCCCAACAGTTCAGAACAAGAGACATACTTGTGAGCATTATAAAACAAGTTTCAACAAGAACAAAAGACACGGCGAAGTTGGGAGAAGACGAGTTGGAGGAAGTGCTCTATAAACTTTTGGAAGGGAGACGCTATCTGATTGTTTTAGATGATATATGGAGCACCGGCGCTTTTGACAGTCTTGCAAAGGCCTTCCCAAACAATCACAGTGGAAGTAAATTATTTCTTACAACTCGCAACAACAATGTCGCTTTGCATGCCGATGCCCAGAGCCTTCCCCATGAACTGCGATTTCGTAGCAAAGAGGACAGTTGGAAGTTGTTATGCCGGAAAGCATTCACTGAAAGTATTGAGAGAATGTGTCCTCCACAATTGGAGGAAATCGGAAAGGAAATTGTGGCGAAATGTGCTGGTCTACCGCTAGCCATCGTTGTGTTGGGGGGCATGCTTTCAAGGAAAAGAAGGCTGAGTGAATGGCAAAGGGTTCTGAACTCCATCCGCGCACTGTTAGCCCGTGGTCCGAATGCTGTGTCGGCAATACTAGCTTTAAGCTATTATGACTTGCCTTATTAccttaaattttgttttctctACTTGGGGTTATTTCCTGAGGACTATTTATTCTCTGCACGTAAACTTTTTCGGCTATGGATTGCAGAAGGCTTGATCCCATATTACGATGGAAGGATGGAGGACCTTGCAGAGGAATATCTGAATGAGCTGATTGATAGAAACATGGTTCAAGCAGCAAGGTTGAGTGCAAATGATAGGGTGAAACACTGCCGATTGCACGACTTAATGCGAGACCTCTGTATCTCAAAGGCTAAGTCAGTGGAATTTCTTTATATTCATTCGAATCTGAAGTACAGTATCTTCAGCCCATTTCCATGTTCTCACTCTCGAGCCCGTCATCATGCTATCTACTCCGGCTTTTCTTCATCCCCGGATGAGTCAACTCCAAGCCTCCGATCGCTCCTCTTCTTTAAGGTTCGACAAATTGAAAGTGGAATTTCTCTTTCTGATGTCTGCAGACGTTTTAAACTCCTTAGAGTCCTGGAATTAGAAGATATGAAGTTGAGGACAATTCCAAGCGCAATCGGAGAAATGATCCATTTGAAGTACTTGGGGTTAAGGCATTGCTCTATAGGGTCGGTGCCAGAAGAAATAGGATGGTTGTCCAACTTGCAGACTCTTGATATTCTTGAAAATGCCAATATTTTGAGGTTTCCTGATGTGTTATGGAAGATGAAAAGCTTACGCCATCTTTACATGTACGTTCATCCATTAGTTGGCAAGTGGCGAATTGATACTCTCCAACACCTCCAGACTTTGGTGGGCATAAACGTTGATAGCTTGAGAGGAATAAACTCCGCCAATTTAATCAGTCTTCGGAAGTTGAGATTGACTGGAAGCTTCGCCACAAACCGTGCAGAAATTTTTGATTCTTTAGTCAATCTTCTGAACCTCCACTCCTTGTCCTTAAAGTCTATGGATTATCTGTTTCCATCCCTCTCTGCGCTTTCTTCTCTTCGCCATGTCATTAAGTTGCATCTGAGCGGAGGGATAAGTAAGCTACCTAACCCACATGAATTCCCTCCAAATCTCAACCAGTTGATCTTGCATCAATCCCGTCTTGAAAACAATCCTTTGGAGATACTTGAGAAGCTGCCTTATCTATTTGTTCTTAGACTAAAACATTCTTCTTACCAtggaaaaaaactgaaattttctGCCAACGGCTTTCCACAACTCGAGTATCTAGAGCTTGAATTCTTGGATTCTTTGGAAGAGTTGGAAGTTGAAGAAAGTGCAATGCCGAAGCTTAGGAGTTTACAGATCACTGACTGCCAACAGTTACGGATGCTCCCTGAAGAAATTAAGTGCATAACTACTCTCCAAGAGTTGGTGTTCGAAGGGATGCCAAGAAGATTCATCGATAGGCTGCAAGGAGAAGACCATCACAAAGTCCAGCATGTTCCCTCTATCATAAAGTCATAA
- the LOC137734073 gene encoding splicing factor-like protein 1 gives MEAALPSNPNLPPPIESLDPHPPPTAETLASDSNGPPQPPPTETLASDAQNPFPNPQAATENGISTDACKKLAITKPLLSENGLTNTNSGNERDGSGGEEETTSRRRRRSRWDPQPESENQSGGGETGSGTRKRKSRWADEEPKAIQLPDFMGGIEFDPEIQALNSRLLEISRMLSSGLPLDDRPEGARSPSPEPIYDNMGIRINTREFRARERLNKERQEIIAQIIKRNPAFKPPADYRPPKLHKKLYIPMKEYPGYNFIGLIIGPRGNTQKRMEKETGAKIVIRGKGSVKEGRSQQKRDLKPDPSENEDLHVLVEADTQDALDAAAGMVEKLLQPVDEVLNEHKRQQLRELAALNGTIRDEEYCRLCGEPGHRQYACPSRTSTFKSDVLCKICGDGGHPTIDCPVKGTTGKKMDDEYQNFLAELGGTVPESTTKQTATLALGPGNSTSSNPPWANSTSSTSSASSHPGLGSTGVKPVKDYDETNLYIGYLPPTLDDDGLIRLFSAFGDIVMAKVIRDRVTGASKGYGFVKYGDVQMANNAIASMNGYRLEQRTIAVRVAGKPPQPAGPPASAMPTYPVPQPVASFPSQQFTPGGPLGNAPPTSYAGTPVPWGPPVPPPYAPYAPPPPPPPGSTMYPPPMPGQHMSPYGARYPPPPGAPPQPMTSSEAQHSYPPPGVQSEHNVSTQSLQTNLYGGSSAPMPPNGQHTYPAASYGYSSYYNAVPPPPPPPGPVPGSTADQSQNIGNVPWATSAPVHPPASSAEKTTYGADAEYEKFMAEMK, from the coding sequence aTGGAGGCTGCTCTTCCATCAAACCCTAACCTTCCTCCTCCAATCGAATCCCTAGATCCTCATCCCCCTCCTACTGCCGAAACCCTAGCCTCAGATTCGAATGGCCCGCCTCAACCGCCGCCCACTGAAACCCTAGCTTCCGATGCTCAAAACCCCTTCCCAAATCCCCAGGCCGCTACTGAGAACGGTATTTCGACTGACGCCTGCAAGAAGCTTGCTATTACGAAGCCGCTGTTGTCGGAAAACGGATTGACCAACACCAATAGCGGCAACGAAAGGGATGGCTCGGGCGGGGAGGAGGAGACGACCAGCAGGCGCCGCCGCCGCAGCCGGTGGGATCCTCAGCCCGAGTCGGAGAATCAGAGTGGTGGTGGGGAGACGGGCAGTGGGACGAGGAAGAGGAAGTCGCGGTGGGCGGATGAGGAGCCGAAGGCGATTCAGCTGCCGGATTTCATGGGAGGTATTGAGTTTGATCCAGAAATTCAAGCTTTGAATAGTAGGTTGCTTGAGATTAGTCGAATGCTGTCTTCGGGTTTGCCCTTAGATGATCGTCCCGAAGGGGCTAGGTCTCCTTCGCCGGAACCTATATATGATAACATGGGAATTAGGATTAATACTAGAGAGTTCCGTGCCCGTGAAAGGTTGAACAAAGAGAGGCAGGAAATTATTGCTCAGATTATTAAGAGGAACCCGGCATTTAAGCCCCCGGCTGATTACAGGCCACCCAAGCTTCATAAGAAGCTTTACATACCGATGAAGGAATATCCCGGATACAATTTTATCGGACTTATCATTGGGCCAAGAGGTAATACGCAGAAGAGGATGGAGAAAGAAACTGGTGCAAAAATTGTCATTAGGGGTAAAGGTTCGGTGAAAGAAGGCAGGTCGCAACAGAAGAGGGATTTGAAACCTGACCCTTCCGAGAACGAGGACTTGCATGTTTTGGTTGAGGCAGATACACAAGACGCTCTTGATGCTGCGGCTGGGATGGTGGAGAAACTCTTGCAGCCTGTTGATGAGGTGTTGAATGAGCATAAGAGGCAACAACTTAGGGAACTTGCGGCATTGAATGGGACAATAAGGGATGAGGAGTATTGTAGGTTGTGTGGTGAGCCGGGGCACCGTCAGTATGCTTGTCCATCACGTACTTCGACCTTCAAGAGCGATGTTCTTTGTAAGATATGTGGTGATGGTGGGCATCCAACCATTGATTGCCCAGTGAAGGGTACAACTGGGAAGAAAATGGATGATGAGTATCAGAACTTCTTGGCTGAGTTGGGGGGGACAGTTCCTGAATCCACAACTAAGCAGACCGCTACGTTGGCACTTGGCCCAGGCAATAGTACATCAAGCAATCCTCCTTGGGCTAACAGTACTAGCAGCACTAGCAGTGCATCATCACATCCAGGCTTGGGATCAACTGGAGTCAAGCCGGTCAAGGACTATGACGAGACAAACTTGTACATTGGATACTTGCCGCCTACCCTTGATGACGATGGTTTAATCCGATTGTTTTCAGCGTTTGGTGATATTGTGATGGCCAAAGTTATCAGGGACCGGGTTACTGGAGCGAGTAAGGGTTATGGTTTTGTGAAGTATGGAGATGTTCAAATGGCTAATAATGCAATTGCAAGCATGAATGGTTATCGCCTAGAGCAGCGAACCATTGCTGTCAGAGTTGCCGGCAAGCCTCCGCAGCCTGCTGGACCTCCAGCATCGGCAATGCCCACATACCCCGTTCCCCAGCCTGTTGCTTCCTTTCCATCCCAGCAGTTTACCCCCGGTGGTCCTCTTGGGAATGCACCACCTACTAGCTATGCGGGTACTCCTGTTCCATGGGGACCCCCTGTTCCTCCTCCTTATGCTCCTTATGCTCCGCCGCCTCCGCCTCCCCCGGGTTCAACCATGTATCCTCCTCCCATGCCGGGTCAACATATGTCTCCTTATGGTGCACGATACCCTCCTCCCCCTGGTGCACCACCTCAACCGATGACTTCAAGTGAAGCACAACACAGTTATCCCCCTCCAGGAGTTCAATCTGAACACAATGTCTCTACCCAATCTCTACAAACTAATCTGTATGGTGGCTCCTCAGCACCAATGCCACCAAACGGCCAACACACTTATCCTGCTGCTTCATATGGTTACTCATCTTACTACAATGCAGTtccaccacctccacctcccCCCGGCCCTGTACCTGGATCAACTGCAGACCAATCTCAGAACATTGGTAACGTTCCATGGGCCACGAGTGCTCCGGTTCACCCTCCTGCTTCTTCTGCGGAAAAGACAACTTATGGTGCAGATGCAGAGTATGAGAAGTTCATGgcagaaatgaaatga
- the LOC137735663 gene encoding uncharacterized protein, whose product MDNDDPSARRRKRRFIPKAQPRKNREPTVPTPDADADDDDGQETRRAQTLLSEYKERRRGAKLEKKSSVQVAFGPGAADASSTSIRTFGAAKDADSSKSGSLVLKGSDDEQSLLTFPSASNEAETDVTMEDAIDAEPFQIVKKNDGECWDYENTYYPTTLPLRQPNSGDPEILNANEFGEDAEKEYDESTINPASKLGLLDEKVKAKLLFVQLPSILPLTSKPSATAKGKEKVGSSTSLESSGAPKKEGSFEELPAGFMGKMLVYKSGTIKLRLGDTLYDVSPGSDSVSAQDVVVANAAEKKCIVLGELRQRAVVTPDVDSLLNVISID is encoded by the exons ATGGATAACGACGATCCCTCCGCCCGTCGCAGAAAG CGTAGGTTCATTCCCAAAGCCCAACCTCGCAAGAACCGTGAACCAACTGTTCCCACTCC AGACGCCGACGCCGACGACGATGACGGTCAAGAAACTCGTCGGGCCCAGACTCTGCTAAGTGAGTACAAA GAGAGAAGACGGGGAGCTAAACTCGAAAAGAAAT CCTCTGTGCAAGTTGCGTTTGGTCCTGGAGCAGCGGATGCATCCTCAACTTCTATCAGAACATTTGGAGCTGCAAAGGATGCCGATAGTAGCAAAAGCGGCAGCTTAGTTCTCAAAGGCTCTGATGATGAGCAAAGTCTCTTAACTTTTCCTTCAGCCTCTAATGAAGCTGAAACGGATGTAACTATGGAAGATGCTATTGATGCAGaaccatttcagattgtcaagAAAAATGATGGAGAATGTTGG GATTATGAGAATACATACTATCCTACTACTCTCCCTCTCAGGCAACCCAACTCTGGAGACCCAG aAATCCTTAATGCGAACGAATTCGGGGAGGATGCTGAAAAAGAGTATGATGAGAGCACGATAAATCCTGCTTCAAAACTCGGGCTGCTG GACGAAAAAGTGAAAGCGAAGTTGTTATTCGTTCAACTTCCTTCCATTTTGCCATTGACGTCAAAGCCATCAGCTACTGCAAAGGGCAAAGAGAAAGTTGGAAGCTCAACATCGCTGGAGAGCTCAGGTGCTCCAAAGAAGGAAGGTAGTTTCGAAGAGTTGCCAGCCGGATTTATGGGTAAAATGCTGGTTTACAAGAGCGGAACGATCAAGTTGAGGCTAGGAGATACCCTCTATGAT GTTTCACCTGGTTCAGACAGCGTGTCTGCTCAAGATGTTGTGGTAGCCAACGCTGCAGAGAAGAAATGCATCGTTCTTGGAGAGCTGCGCCAGCGAGCTGTTGTAACTCCTGATGTGGATTCCCTCCTAAATGTGATTAGCATCGATTGA
- the LOC137733126 gene encoding uncharacterized protein, producing MMFGGRSMGGGGGGGSMFKAVSRAAVTRTIAGGPPIQEPLSSSSSSTAPNTTTTNTTATSTSRHNQKPSSSHNLSLSSPTSPFSSCNIPLASNSGTPSWPSSPRFDDFDWVTVDNGVSSEDDERLSHGFMDDFVLGPVPSKHEVHNAVSALQQVLSPFIRDKFGSESDRDVDDQITSPSAGFVHPAPSAGSELDWMEPSAYLCNNSKMLQSHGVERVYDAFHLLQTESSVQRMVMALSSDTAVWDAVMNNEVVRELRESFYADEDNSSESSQENSNDNNDKATNIVKWIFQNTMAKVMEAIDKITKVMGGFFQPPSSKNAKAEASNRFEDKLKTSFMLSVVVMLIVVVTRTHKA from the exons ATGATGTTTGGTGGGAGAAGCATGggcggaggaggtggaggaggaagCATGTTTAAGGCTGTGAGTAGGGCAGCAGTCACCAGAACTATTGCTGGTGGCCCACCAATTCAAGAACCCCTATCTTCTTCTTCCAGTTCTACTGCTCCTAATACCACCACCACAAATACTACCGCCACCTCCACTTCTAGGCACAACCAGAAGCCCAGTTCTTCCcacaacctctctctctcctcacccACTTCTCCCTTTTCCTCATGCAATATTCCTCTGGCTTCCAATTCTGGGACACCCAGTTGGCCTTCTTCCCCTCGCTTTGATGATTTTGATTGGGTGACTGTGGATAATGGGGTTAGCAGTGAGGATGATGAGAGGCTTTCACAtgggtttatggatgattttgtTCTTGGACCTGTTCCTTCCAAGCATGAAGTTCACAATGCTGTCTCTGCCCTTCAACA GGTTCTCAGTCCTTTCATCAGGGATAAGTTTGGTTCTGAGTCAGACAGAGATGTGGATGATCAAATTACAAGTCCTTCTGCTGGGTTTGTGCACCCAGCACCTTCAGCTGGGTCAGAATTAGATTGGATGGAGCCTTCTGCCTATCTTTGTAATAATTCAAAAATGTTGCAGTCTCACGGTGTTGAGAGAGTTTATGATGCTTTCCATCTCTTGCAGACTGAGTCTTCTGTGCAG AGAATGGTGATGGCATTGTCATCTGATACAGCGGTTTGGGATGCTGTGATGAACAATGAGGTGGTGCGCGAGCTCCGGGAGTCCTTCTATGCAG ATGAAGACAATAGCTCCGAGAGTTCACAAGAGAATTCCAATGATAACAACGATAAAGCTACAAACATTGTGAAGTGGATCTTTCAAAATACTATGGCAAAAGTCATGGAAGCAATCGATAAAATTACAAAGGTCATGGGCGGCTTCTTTCAACCTCCAAGCAGTAAAAACGCGAAAGCAGAAGCCAGCAATCGCTTTGAGGACAAGCTGAAAACATCATTCATGCTCTCCGTTGTGGTCATGTTGATTGTGGTGGTTACTCGAACCCACAAGGCTTAA